CGCAGATCGCCTTGCAGGTACTTGCATCCACGTGCGCATCAGCCGGAGCACAGGAGGCATTCAGGCCACATATCTATACATACTTATATGCCATATTATATGATTACGGGCGTACCCATGTCAGCGTATGCGGCTGCCACGCGGCGTGTATCTTGCGAGAGTGCGAGTGGAGCTGGGCAAGCGTGTTTCGGTCTGCTTTACCAGAGGAGGCACGCAGAACGTCGCGGGCTTGCTGCTGAAGGACGAGGGTTTTCGGCAGGGcgatggaggcggcgcggaggacgacacCGGCGGAGGCTTTGTGGCGATTCCGCCGATGCAGAAGGTGGTGCAGAGAGTCCGCCTCAGGTGCATGCGACCCTTCGCACAGGCGCCAGTCTCGCCCTatcgtctcctcgtcttcgcagcGGGCGGAGGACACCAGGTACGCAGAGGGAAGGGACTTCGTGGACAAGGAAGAGAACAAAAGCGAGACAGAAAGCCCGTCCTGAGGGAGAGGACCACGGAGAGGCCAGCGGAGAGAggtggaggagacgcgggcgaagaTCTCCAGAGAAAGCAGGGGGcggagggaagggggggaagagaggaagccgaggcTGAGCAAAGAAGGAAGGAGTGGTGAGATCTGCGAAATGGGGAAGATGAAAAGAATGAAAAGAACGAGGGAGAGAGTCTGGGAATCGGACGAGCCGCGGTTCTTTGCATGCGGGCTATCATCTTCACTGCTCTTTTGTTCGTCTTCACTCTCTTACTCTTATTGGTGGATGCTGagatgttaaggagcatatGAGGCACTACATGCCCCTTAGTTGGTACCGCAGTGATGAATTTATCGTACAAGCAATCAGATGGGGTGTTGCCTTTTGTGCCGATCTGTTCAGCCCGAGCAGCAGGTCCAACTGCCTCTCACGCTGCCTGTGGTCATGACGAATTTCGTCCTCCCCGCGACCGGCGTGAGAGAAGGCTCGGTTTTTCTTCGCTACTGGAAGCAGCTCCAGACATCTCGCGAGCGGGAGGAGGGCCgcgaagacggagagaaCAAGGAGAACGTCCTCACagggcctctcgcgctcccGCCGCAGCACGTGGTGGTGTTCATGGGCGCAGGCTTCAACTTCCATGTGATAAAAGTAGGCGCGCTGGAAGAATGGCGAAGGgacgcaaaaaaaaagacgagaCCCcaagaggcgacgacggagaagatGTCTGCGTTGCTCTCctgtgttttctctctctgcatttCTGCGCCAAACCCTCATACGCCTCCctttctgctgtctctctcgccgcccttctctctgttgaggtcgcccttcctcgcgtcggcgctgtGCCGCTCTGTTTGTCTCTGTGCGCTTTCTCGGCGTGTGCTGCCTCCGTGGAGCCTGTCGCGCCTCGTTCGGCGCCTGAACGAAACGTCTTTTCTTCGAGGCCTCGGTTTTCTTACTGCGAGAGATTCGCTGGAAAGTGCTTTTTCGCGCTGCGTATGCGGCTGTCCCCGTTTCCTCTGCAGGTGGGGAAGAACTTGTGCGGAAGCGGAACTTTCCACACCGGCacccctgcggcgggcgaggcgagcggcgcggagacgcgcttTGTGTGCGCGTCCTGCATGTGCATGATAGAGCTGGAGAATCCCAACGCCGAGTAAGCCAGAAAGGGCTTggaggggaaggggggggtaGGGGGGGTCGGTATCGCGTCGCTGTCCTGCTTGTGttgcgtctcgcctctcttttTCGGCGTGGCTTCCCTCTGAGTGTGCGCTGGGCGTCTCTGTATGTGTGTCCTCAGCCGCTTACTGGCGCGCATTACAgttcgcgcggcgcatcctctcgtctcgctctacgtgtcgcggctgctgggCTCCTACCTGCTGGGGTGGCCTCCTTCGGtgacgtcgccgccgtcgccgccgtcgcccgccgcgccctaTCCGTACGCGGTTCATacagcgggcgcggagactgccGCCAACATTCTCTCCAACGGGGCGGACCACGTGGCTCCGATGCCCCCCGGAAGCCACCTCGCTGCACACGTGGGCGCTGCACAGAGCCTGACAGCCGGTGCGCCGTTTTTACCGTCCGCGGCGAGAGGGGCTCCGCCTGGCGTGCCGCCGCAGTACGTTGCTTCACTGAGTCGTGTGGGAAGTCACTTTtagacgcgcgagcgacttTTCAGGCACGTGCCTCTCCACGGCGAGAGCCACGAAGAGCCAGACAGCCGCAGGCCGGGAGTCAGTGGACCCCGGCAGGCGGGACGCGAACCCCCTCCCCACACCCCCTCACAGTGCGCGACCCCGAGGGCGGCTGCAGATGCgaggcggctcgcctcgctgcaccAGTCTAAATGCAGCGCCGGCATGGGGAGGTGGCGATTGAAGCGGGCGAGGGAAACTCATGCGGCGTAGTCGTTTGGTTCTCCGCTGAAGTGCGGGCTTACACAGGTTGCGCGTTGGTTTaggggaggcgagcgccacgCGGTGTGCGTCCAGGCACGTCCacggcgcgcacgcagcctCCAACAGAACTTCAGTGTCTCGTTTCTCTTCTCAAGCGCTTTTTGTgacagcgaggacgacagGGACTTCCCGCCGGGCGATTCTGTTGGATAGCGCACAGTGACATGCGGAGGCAGCTTGATTCGCCTTTCCAGACTAGCCGGCACGAAGAGACTCTGGAGTGGCGAGTGAACGACGGCATCCGCAAATCCGCTGCAGCGTGGATACCTGCGGGATGAGCGTAGCGAAGATCCAGTCACAGTCGGTAGAGAGATCGGTTTGAGAGTAGGCACGCGAAGATTCAGCCTCGTCGAGCGCGTGGGCACGCTTGAAGTCAGGAATCATCAACCAAGAACTGCTTTCAAAGGGAAGTCATTCCAGTTAGTGCCACCGTACAGTCCGGCTTCGTTTGCGGTTTACCAGTTGTGCGGCGGAATCAAGTTTTCAACTGAGTGGCGTGCGGCCCAGAACATTCTGGATTGACCGAGCAATCAAGACGCAACCTGTTGCAAGCTCTGCTGACTCCCAGTTCTACGTGATGACTCAGTCGCGGTGTGCACTGCGTGCTACGAGAGGCGGCTGTGGCTCGGAAAGCAAACCGTGAATCAACTGCTGATGCCGCAGAGAGCTGAATTCAGATGCCGGAACATGTAACCTCGAAAAATCCATTTGAATGAGTCAGACACCCAGCATTCGTACACAGTCAAACCACACGCCACGTTAGATGTTTCACATACTTCGAAGTGACTCAAATTTTTTCGAGCGACTCGGAATCGGCATCACCGTGGTGACAGGAGGTGCTCAACACTTCACCGATGCAAATTCCCTTCAATATGGGACACAGAACTACAGCGCGTGATCACCCGCGGAAGCGCTTGTGTAACGGCCACGCACCGCGACTCTCTTGTTCTGCAGGGGCGGTCAGCTGCAACGTTCGCCGGCCGTCCATGAAAGAAGAACGTGCTTCAGATATGAGAGTCAAACGGACATgaacgcgagcgcgagacgtCTCCGGAATTCGCAAAGGTGCGGACACCAGGTTTTCCCGTGTGCCAGCAATTGCCTCCGCAGTAAAAAAAAAGGCGTTTTCTGATACACCCGTGCGCTCAGAACTTCCGCACGTCTAGTGCACAATGGCTGTCTGTGGCTCTTGTGCGAGTGTCGTTTTCAGCTTGCTGAGTGCTGGCGTTCAGAGGGCAAACAACAGACCCTGTGAGAATGCATTCTTCCGTAATGCATTCTGCAGCAGCCCCACACGGAAGGTCTTAGGCGCCGCTTTACGACCGACTCCGAGGCTGTCGTCCGGTTTGAAAGTCGCAGACGAATCATTTGCCAGCTCCATCCATCCAGCTATAGTTGTGGCATAGCACGGGGTTCGGATCACTCAGTTTTCGCAATCAGCCAGCGTCCTACACTCCACGCAGTCATTTGTGACATGGCCGCAGCGGTGGTGGAGAGTTGTAGGCGCTCGGTACGCTGCGTCAGCCTGCCGGGCGCTTCAGGGTTAACCTCGAAAACTGTTACTTTTTCGTTGCGCAGATGCACAATAGGCGAGGGCGTATGCCCTTCGGGTGGAGGAGGGAACCAGAATCCCTTTACGTTCATATTGGAAATGAattctgcgccgcgctggacAGCTTggcttcgctgctgctctAGCGCTCTGTACGCAGTATCCAGGGGCTTGGTTTCAATCCGGTACGAAACACGTCCGTCCTGAACGTCTGGATGGTAGAATGTGACAGTTTGGCGCTCGAGATCGGCTTTTGGAGCAATGTGAAACGCTCTGGGAATGGAAGGGTCGCGAAACACGCGCCCGTCGATCGCGCCGCGTTCAGCCGTGCGGAGAGGCCGCACGGGAAGGCCAGGGATCACCAGATTGACCGATGTCCATTCCCATTTtagcagcggctgctgcggctcgccgggAGAGACACGCTTTACCACCGTTGCTCCCGTGACAATCTGAAGAGTATTGTCTTCCTGCGCCATGAACGGAAGCGGAATGTCAGGCAGAATCTCCAGCGGAACAAAGAGTTCAGGGTGACGCAAGCTGGTCTTTTCAGCCCCTGCCCCCCTGCGTCTTTCAAGCGCACTGAAGAGCAGAATcgcggcagccacgccaAGTACTGGCAGAAGGCTATCCTTGCGAGAGGGAAGTCTCTTGCTCAGCGGAGGATGAAAatcgcgagggcgcgctcgcccATCTCGCTTTTTCCCCGATCTGCGGTGTCTACGGGCAGGCGCGTGACCCGAACACGCTTCAGTTTCCTCCGAAGAGTTGAACAGCGATTCCAACGACGCACTTCGTCCCGTGTTCCCCTCGTTTGTGGGCGGGACTACCCCGTTTCTCTGTACGCGGAGCTGGCTATGTCGCTGGTGCGTCTGTCCTGTCTCGCGCTGCACATCTTTCTCCCGAGCCGCCTCCACAAAATATAGGGGCCAGTTGTTCAGCAAAacgagaaagacgaagagaaggagacgacaTACGTCCATTTTTTACATGAAGTCGGCCCACGGGGTTCCAAGGCCACAACTGTAGGCGGTTGCCTGTCATGTGGCAGTAGCAGTAGGTGGATACAGCAGCGACCGAATATGACAGGCGAGAGGCTTGACGACGACTAAAGTAGCCTCACAAACGCTGATGCACTCCCAAAAGCCGCTGGACGGCGTACAGGTGCCTTGGAACTCGAGGCGCGTTCACCGCTCAACTGTTTTGCGCCGAGTCAGCTCATAGGACACACTTTTCTTCGGAAATCCACCGCGTTTCGAAACGAAAGGCCGCCGCTTACGTAGACCACACTCCTGGATCCCGGAAAACATTGTTTCTGGCATTTCGAGAGAAATTAACACCACGCCTTACGGTGCGTGGAAATCGCAAGCGTGTGCATCTTTACCGTGTATCCGTAACGCGTGCCCGAATCAGAAGCGCAAGAATGACTCGCGCGTGCCCTTTTCGCCGATGTAGAGTCACCCGCTTCGTCCGCCTTTCCACGGCATCTCAGTTTCGTAGTGAACACCCCTCAGGCGGAGAGCAACGGAGGCTTTTTCCCGGTGGAAACCCGCACATTCACCCAAAAAAACATATTCGCGCGCCAGCGTGCCCGCGCAAAACACCTCTCCGCGACTCTCCGCGAGCGATTCTCTCCAAGAGGGTCGCGTTTGACACGgtgcggacgacgacgacgcgcctctTTCATGCCGAGACATTCGCGGCAGTTTTATGATCGACACAGAAGCTTCCCGTTATCCTGGTGAGTTCAGCTACGCGTGCTAGCGGCGAACTGGGTTTAGGAAACGCCAGTATCGGTCTCCGCGAGCAGCCAGTAGAGTTTCACAGACACAACCTGACACCTTTTCGATtgacgccagcgacgcctAGACTCTCCGTGGCTAATGGCCACCCACTTGGGCTTCACAAAAACAATCGGCTTCGGCTCTGAACCGAGCAGAACTGGTCATGTCCCTCTGAAGGTAGTGTAGGCGGCGCTTTGGGAGCGTGTTTGCACGGTGAAGCCCCCGACCAGCGGCTTCAGAGGAAACGTACCAGCGGTCTGTGCGTTTCACTTGGACGTTTTTGGAGCTCGGTTGCTGATTTCAAGTCTACTCGACATGTGTATCACGCATACACTACCTACTGCGAGGCAGGGCAGTGTCATAGTCCTCGTGAACCATCTTGTCGGCGATGTCCTTCACACCCCCGGCAGAGCAGCTGTCTTGTGTGCGGGAATGTATGTATTGATAGGAATGGAAGCCAAAACCTAGGCGTGCGGCAGCTCGTTCCCTGTTTATTCTAAATGGGCACCTACCAGCAGCAAGAGGAGCCCTTCGAGGCGGAGTTCTGTGTATACACTTGGTCGTGCGGTTCAGCGCCGCCACAAATCGCCTGCGGAACGTCCACGTTCTCGAAGGAACCCGGCAATAAGTATTTAGCACGCAGCTTGGTTCAGTCAACAAGTAGAGTCTACAGAAAACATGGAAATTGAGTCCTTCCCTGTTTACGGGTCTGCGGCCGACGCACTCGATCATGCGCACGCTTCTGTTCGCCCGATCCTCCCGAGAACTCTTCGGTGGTAAGCATAGCCGCCAGAAAGGACACAAAATTGCTTTTTGAAGCACTAGGATGCATGCACTACGGCACGTGTCGCGCACGTTACGCATTAGATCAGGAGTGTGGTTTTGCCGCACGTCCCGCCTACAACACTCCTGAGGAGAAAGCTGTGCAACTTCTGACTTATGCGCCTCGCGTGCATTCTGTTTTGCAACGGCGCCTCACGATTCGAGCCTCACGTCGTGCTAAAAATGTCTACATTTCTAGATCAGCGCCGGAGGGCGTCCCTGGGGCTCTGCTGGGCGGAACTGTCTCGTGATTGGCACTTCGAGACCAAGCGCCCCGGCGGGGCTTCGTTCTACGCAGGCTCCGGCTCTAAACCTTCATattcttcgtcgtcgtctgtcAGGCCTCCTTCAAACTGCGGGGGACGCGCCTGGACCTCGCCTGCCTGTGCAcctgcgggaggcggcggtgtTTGCTCTCCTCGGGCTGCAgactccgcctccgctgtgGCGGTCGCTGTCTTGTCTGACGCAGCCGTCAGGGCCTGACTGGGCTTGTCCTCGGCCGCGAAGTCGATGGAGCCGAGAAGATCTGGCGGCAGCTTGTCGCGGAGCTCCATCTGAACGCAGGGCAGATGACACACCTGTCGCCCgtgaggcgagcgcgcgcctgtctACACCCCCTGGAAACCCGCCACCGAACCTTGACAAGTCTATATGTCACTCCGCCTGACTCGCAGTGCTACACAGCCAACGCGGCAACGGCGAGACGAATCCTCTGAGAACCCTGTGTTTGCGCCGAAAGGCAGTTCATATCGAGTCTGAAGCCGCACGGAGGATACACGCGCTCTCCACACTAAGCCTGAGCCCCTCGCGCATTCTCGGCAGCTCTTGAGCATGTAGGCAAAatcgacgcagccgcgcagggcgctaCGCTACTTACGGCAGCCGCACACGCACTGGGGGCCAGCGCCGCTGTCAGTGCGGACTGAGTGTGTGAGGCAAGCCTCGGGATCAGGTCAAGGCTTTCAAAAAGCAGCTGCATGCGGGTGCGCTCACCTCGACTCCCAGGCGGATGGTCTGCACGTTCGGGCCCTGGTATCGGAGCGAAATATCTCCGCCTGCATGGCACCCATCCGAAGACACTGGACACATTTCGCGATAAAGTGGACACTTTCAACTCGCGAAAAGAGAACACGGAAATGACAGGCATCCACCCTCGGAGGTAAAGCGGCGAGCAGgcccgtcgcctgcctgAATGCATCTTCCCTCGCTCACGAAGGCCACACAGAGACTCTACACCCTAAACCTACAGCTGAGATATCCCGTTCACTCCACGTTTATCTCCGACGACCTCAGATACGAAGGACTACCCATgtgacgcctgcgcgcctctctctcggctaGAGGCCATGGCCTGCAGTCAGGGCGGGAGCTCCTACGCACGCAGTGAGGTAACTTGATACAGTTACCCATATGCATTAACAGATGTATGTAAACGAGAAGGGCATGCGTCTACTGGATCCGCCGTCGCTCACTTGGCGAAACGTCGAGGACTTCGAGAGTCGCGCGCAGCTTTTCGATGGCTGGGCGGATGCCTTTGAGAGCGTCTTCCACGCTCGCGACCGTCAGGggctcggcctcgtcgccccaTGCCTCATCcacaggcgcctcctcgacagTCAAGTCAGGCCAGACCTCTCGCAGGGCGCCCTGAAGCCCCTCGTACAGTGTCTGCTGCGACGATGGGCAGCCTGAACACGCCCCCTGCAAAATTAAGAAAACACAGACCACAGCTGTCTATGAAGGCTCCACGAGACGTCAAAAGGCGGCGCAAATGAACTGCACAGAGCTGCGGAAAGAAGAGCGTTTACGGTTTAGGGCTTCAGTGCGACAGTAAGAcctgcgcggagacacgcgcacgcagagctgGTTCCGCTCAGCGCTCCAGCTACGCTTTTAGgagcctgcagagacgcgctcGCTCACGCCGACGCACGCAAAGAAGTGAGCCTTGGGCCTCCACGGCGTCCTCGTGGCGAAGCCGGAAGCAAACCGCCGCCGATGACGCAGGACGCCGTCTGCACTCGTCGGTCGATGCAGGGGCGAGTATGCAGCCTCCCATCCCACAGCTAGTAGGCAAACATTAGTTcttcaaatatacgctggagATCCACTATACTGAATGCATGCACTCCTCCACGGCTATCTGCACATGTGCGGCTCGAGGCAGGCCCGTAGACTGCCACAccctgccgcgccggaggccccTGGGACGGCGTGCGACTCCGTCGAAATGTtctgcgcctgtctcgcggcagaggagagcgcgtgACGGCCTTTAGGCGATACCTTGAAGGCCAGGTGCGCGACTTTGTTCTCTGAatcgagggcgacgagctTCACGTCGCCGCCGTGGCTCCGCAGGTATGGCCTCACGCTCTCCAAAACTTGTTCGACCATAGTGGAGTTCAGTCCCACACTCGCGGATGACGCGAGCGACTGCGGGAGCGGCTCCACCGGGCTCTTCGCTCCAGCTGCAgagcccgcggccgcgagaggcgagcgagccgccgcgggcgaagcgGGCAGGACGCTGAATCGCGAAGAGACCGAAAGTCCGCAAGAAGAAACTGGaaaagacgaggagacgcgagacgccgcgagcgtgCGCAGAGTCCCacaaggcgccgcagagggtgccacacgcgccgctgccgagacggcgtgtgcggcgcggaggcaggatGAAGAGAAGAtgcgagacgacgaggcagacagaaagaACGGTTGCAGCGTATGAgggcctgcggccgcagagagaaacCCGACAGCGGCGTTGGGTGACGTGTGGAGCCTGTCTTttgccctctctctctctcgccgtcgccaggtTTCGCTCGCGTCCCCCCTGGATGTCCTCAGTGTGGCGTCTTCTGACTCAGGCGATGCATACGTCAGAGTTGagccgcaggcctccgcccTGCGACTTGAAGGCGTACGCCGCCCGTCGCTCCGTACgcagcctcgctcgcgcgccgcgccccacGCCACCTCgtgcctccctcgcgcggcctcactGTGCCCTGTCGGCTCGCTTACGGAGCGCACAGCGAGAGGGACCGAAGCAAAAgtagaagagaaggaagaagggaaagaagagggcaaggacggcgacgagagaaGGTGCTGAGACGGGCCGCCGTGAGCCAGAtggagcgccagcgcagacTGGGCGAAGCGAAAGCCGAGGAGATGAGAGAGCCAGCGAAGAaagggcgccgcagggaggcgcggagacagttgcagcaaagagaagaagagaaaaagagcaAGAAACCGTCGACTGTGCGCCATCCTCGGGAGACTGCGCTGCGGTGAAAGcccgaagagagaggcggcgaagggtCAGGGCGAGACAGGGAACGCGAAGAGCGGCGACAGATAGGCAGAGAGGCATAACCAGAGCCAAAGCGAAGGAATCTGGAGTGAACAAAGGGAAGGTAGAACAAGAGTCGCTCTTGCCTGTGTTTGCCCTGCCTCGAGGGGACATGTCTTGGTCTGGTTTTACGGGCAAgagagcgcgaagagaagcTAGTTGGACGTTGACAACACTCGAAATAACTTGGTTTTCCCTCTACCGGTGTGCACATGACAGGTCGCACTTCCTCGCATTTGTTTTCTACTTGATTTTTTCTTTGTTCCTCAAGCGAAAAGAGGcgctctgctgtctcctcgggCAGTCTctcgggcgcgcgagaagacaccAAGGGACCGGAGACACGGTgtgtgcgcgcctcgcgtaGAGACCGCAAAAATTGAGAAGAAAATTAGAAAATCAcctcgccgcgagccacgACGAAACGCAGTTGGTCTGTTCCCCGAGAGGGCGTCTCTTGAGTAAAAAAGAAGAAATGCAGGTTGCTGCGGAAAATCTTTGCGCGGTCTCGTGCGCCGACTCGACTTGGGGGGACAGCTGATTTTCTCAGCGACGTCGATGCAACGGAAGCTGACCTCTCTGCCACATCTTCCTTgcgtttcttctgcagcgtTGCGGCCGCGCTTTCGTCTCTCCGTCCACCTCTctttgcctctctctcctccgtcttccgcgcagcGTTTTTCCGCCTTCTGCATGACTGTCTCGTCTAAACCCTCGTTTCTCGCGTGCCTGTGCCGCGGATCTCCATCCCCTTCGTTTCTCTCCGTTTACTTTCCTACGTCTCCcttctcgtcgcgcggctttTTGGCACCCGACTCTGCTGCTCTGTTGCCTGCCGTTTCATCTCCCTAACTCTTGTCGTCGGTCTCTCGGCCTGCCTTGtcagcgtcgctctcgcgaTCTGGCGGTCTCGCGATCTGagtccgcctcttctcttttttttttcttcggcTCTCTCTGGAGCCTCTCTGGCCGCGACTGacctttcttctcctttccgcctggcgccttctctgcagccACAATGGCGACcgacgagagaagaaagacgcacaACTTGCCTGAGAAGAACTCAGCCTACGCGAGCCCCGAGTACTGGGAAGAGAGGTCAGTTCACGCTTTCTTCATTCTCCATTTCTTCAACACGTAGCCCTAAGCACGAAAGAAGCGGTGCAGGGtctttctcgcttctcgccgaTACATTCATTCATGCGCTATACGCCTGTCACGCCATTTGAAGGCGAACCGCGtttgccgcgcgcctcgatcTATTTTGAAGTGATCTATCGTCTGCTTTTCTCAGCCTTAACACGCATTTaagccgcgaggcaggcgaccgACGGCAACTTGAAGGCGCCACTATACACCCTATACACTCCAGCCAAtgcacgtatatacatatgtacgcgtacatatacatacatacgtatatacatcACACACAtctatctacatatatacatatagatgtATGTACTTATGTGTATGCGCGCATGTCCCTCTGGTGGAGGTCCACGACGGAGTCGGATGTGTTGCACTTTTGTGAATATGCAGGTTTGCGACAGAAGAGCACTACGAGTGGCTCGAGTCTcccgaggcgctgcttccgctgctgcttcctctgcttggcgccgcgtcgcgcgtgttGTTCGtgggctgcggcagcagcgaactGAGCGACGCGCTGGTTGCTCGCGGCGTACAGTTC
This portion of the Besnoitia besnoiti strain Bb-Ger1 chromosome VII, whole genome shotgun sequence genome encodes:
- a CDS encoding NifU family domain-containing protein (encoded by transcript BESB_080110); its protein translation is MAHSRRFLALFLFFSLLQLSPRLPAAPFLRWLSHLLGFRFAQSALALHLAHGGPSQHLLSSPSLPSSFPSSFSSTFASVPLAVRSVSEPTGHSEAARGRHEVAWGAARERGCVRSDGRRTPSSRRAEACGSTLTYASPESEDATLRTSRGDASETWRRRERERAKDRLHTSPNAAVGFLSAAAGPHTLQPFFLSASSSRIFSSSCLRAAHAVSAAARVAPSAAPCGTLRTLAASRVSSSFPVSSCGLSVSSRFSVLPASPAAARSPLAAAGSAAGAKSPVEPLPQSLASSASVGLNSTMVEQVLESVRPYLRSHGGDVKLVALDSENKVAHLAFKGACSGCPSSQQTLYEGLQGALREVWPDLTVEEAPVDEAWGDEAEPLTVASVEDALKGIRPAIEKLRATLEVLDVSPSGDISLRYQGPNVQTIRLGVEMELRDKLPPDLLGSIDFAAEDKPSQALTAASDKTATATAEAESAARGEQTPPPPAGAQAGEVQARPPQFEGGLTDDDEEYEGLEPEPA
- a CDS encoding hypothetical protein (encoded by transcript BESB_080100), producing MDVCRLLLFVFLVLLNNWPLYFVEAAREKDVQRETGQTHQRHSQLRVQRNGVVPPTNEGNTGRSASLESLFNSSEETEACSGHAPARRHRRSGKKRDGRARPRDFHPPLSKRLPSRKDSLLPVLGVAAAILLFSALERRRGAGAEKTSLRHPELFVPLEILPDIPLPFMAQEDNTLQIVTGATVVKRVSPGEPQQPLLKWEWTSVNLVIPGLPVRPLRTAERGAIDGRVFRDPSIPRAFHIAPKADLERQTVTFYHPDVQDGRVSYRIETKPLDTAYRALEQQRSQAVQRGAEFISNMNVKGFWFPPPPEGHTPSPIVHLRNEKVTVFEVNPEAPGRLTQRTERLQLSTTAAAMSQMTAWSVGRWLIAKTE